TCGGGCTCGGGCAAGTCCACCCTGGTCAACGACATCCTGTACCGGGCCCTGGCCCAGATGCTCCACCGCGCGCAAGATCGTCCCGGCGAGCACGACCGCATCGAGGGGGCCCAGCACCTCGACAAGGTCATCGACATCGATCAGTCCCCCATCGGCCGACCGCCGCGCTCGAATCCCGCGACCTACACCGGCGTGTTCACCCTGATCCGGACCCTCATGGCCAGGACCTCGGACGCGCGGATGCGCGGGTACCAGCCGGGACGCTTCTCATTCAACGTCAAGGGCGGCCGCTGCGAGGCCTGTCAGGGCGATGGGCTCGTCAAGATCGAGATGCATTTCCTTCCGGACGTCTACGTCACCTGCGAGGTGTGCAAGGGCAAGCGCTACAACCGGGAGACGCTCGAGGTGCGCTACAAGGGCCGGAACATCGCCGAGGTGCTCGCCATGACGGTGGCGGAGGCGCTCGGGTTCTTCGAGCCCGTGCCCTCCATCAAGCAGAAGCTCCGGACGCTCCACGACGTGGGTCTCGACTATATCCGCCTCGGCCAGTCGGCGACCACGCTGTCAGGGGGCGAGGCTCAGCGCGTCAAGCTGGCCACGGAGCTCAGCCGCCGGGCCACCGGCCGGACCCTCTACATCCTGGACGAGCCCACCACCGGTCTGCATTTCGCGGATATCCGGCGACTCCTGGAAGTCCTCAACCAGCTCGTGGACCAGGGCAATACCGTGGTGATCATCGAGCACAACGTGGACGTCATCAAGACGGCGGACTGGATCGTCGATCTCGGACCCGAGGGCGGCAACGAGGGCGGCCGCGTGGTGGCCACGGGCACGCCTGAGGACGTCTGCCGCCAGGCGAGCAAGTCCTTCACCGGCCAGGTCCTCCAGAAAGTCCTCCGTGGCCGTTCGAGCTGAAGGGCGTAGCCCTGAGGCGAGGCCCGAGTCGATCAGCGGCGTGGCTGTTCGAGCTGAAGAGCGAAGCTCTGAGGCGAGAGCTGAGTTGATCAGGGCTGGATTGATCGCGAGAGCTGAATGAAATGAGACGCACACGCATCATCTGCACCATCGGACCGGCCAGCCGGAACCCGGCCATGCTGCGCAAGCTCGTGGAGGCGGGCATGGACGTGGCGCGGCTGAATTTCTCGCACGGCACCCATGAGGAACACGAGGCCGTCATCCGCGCCCTCCGCGAGGGGGAGACCGAGTGGGCGCGCCCCGTGACCATCATCCAGGACCTGCAAGGGCCCAAGGTGAGGCTCGGGAATTTCATCGGCGGGCGCGCCATGCTCCTGACGGGGGAGCTGTTCACCCTCACCGCCGAGCCGGTGCCCGGCACGTCCGAGCGTGCCTCGCTCGATCATCCGGAGCTGATCGCCGCCCTCAAGCCCGGCGATCAGCTGTGGATGGACGACGGCATGATCCAGCTGACCGTGGAGCGGACGGACGGCCGCACGGCCGTATGCCGCGTCACCGCGGGCGGGGTCGTGTCCGACCACAAGGGCGTGGCGGTGCCCGGGATGCCCCTGCCCGTGTCGTGTCTCACCGACAAGGACCGCGAGGACCTGCGCTTCGGTGTCGCGCATGGCGTGGACTACGTCGCCGTGTCCTTCGTGCGCTCGGCTGCCGACATTCAAGAGGTCCGCAAGTTCCTCCTGGATCGCGGGGCGAGCGTGCCGATCATCGCCAAGCTCGAGCGAGCCGAGGTGGTGGCCAACCTTCCCGGCATCCTGGCTCTCGTGGACGCCGTCATGGTCGCCCGCGGCGACCTCGGCGTCGAGGTGCCGCTCGAGGAGGTGCCGATCATCCAGCGCGACGTGATCCGCCAGGCGCGGCTGGCCAAGGTGCCCGTCATCGTGGCGACGCAGATGCTCGAGTCCATGGTCACCTACCTGCGGCCCACCCGGGCCGAGGTGTCGGACGTCGCCACGGCCATCTTCGAGGGCGCGGACGCCATCATGCTCTCCGCGGAGACCGCCTCGGGCCAGCACCCCGTGGAGGCGGTCGAGGTCATGTCCCGTGTGGCCGCTCGGATCGAGCGCGAGCTGCCACGGTCCGCCCTGCCCGCCCCGCGCCCCGAGGCCTATGGCTTTCCGGAGGCGGTGGCCGAGGCCGCCTGCCGCGCCGCCGAGGTGCTTCGGGCCAAGGCCATCGTCGCCTTCACCCAGTCGGGGTTCAGCGCGCGCCTCATCTCCTCCCAGCGGCCCCACGTTCCCGTGGTGGCGCTCACGCCCTTCACAGAGATTCAGCGGCGTCTGGGACTCTACTGGGGCGTGGGCGCCCGACTCGTCCGCAAGGTGGATACCACGGACGAGATGCTACAGGAGGTCGAGAGCACCCTGCTCGAGGATGGCACCGTGCGCAACGGTGACGTGCTCGTGATCATCTCGGGCGGGCCCATGTGGGTGACGGGGACAACGAACTTGCTCAAGCTGCATCGAGTGGGCGAGCGCCGGTAGGAGTGCCGGGCCATATGACGAGCCAGATCCACTCAGCCCTCGCCTCGCGGCAGAGCCGCTCGGTTCGAAGGGCCACGTTCTCGGTCGGCAGCAGCCCTCAACGTACATACAGGTACGCCTCGGGCTGCTGCCTCCCTCGGGCGTGGCTATTCGAGCTGAAGGGCGCAGCCCTGAGGCGAGAGCTGAGTGGAGGTGGCTCGCCATCTGGCCCGGCACTCTGAGGGCGATCCAGGGCCGTCGGGGTCGAGAGGAGAGCGTCATGGGCTACGAGACGATACGCTATGAGGTCGCGGACGCGATCGCGACCATCACCCTCAATCGGCCGGATGTCTACAACGCGCTGAACCTCGCCCTCGGCCGCGAGCTGTTTCACGCGATCCTCGAGGCCGACGAGGACGGGGCCGTCCGTTGCATCGTCATCACCGGCGCAGGCCGGGCCTTCTGCGCGGGCGGAGACGTCAAGAACTTCAATGACAACCCGGACCGCATCGGCATCGTGATCAAGGAGCTGACGACGTATTTGCATGGCTCCGTCTCGCGCCTTGCCCGCACCGCCAAGCCCGTCATCATGGCCGTCAACGGGGTCGCCGCGGGGGGTGGCATGAGCCTGGCCCTGGCCGGCGATCTCGTGGTGGCCGCGGAGTCGGCGCGGTTCACCATGGCATATTCCAAGATCGCCGCCTCCCCCGATGGCTCGTCTTCCTATTTTCTTCCGAGGCTGATCGGGCTCCGGCGCGCCCTCGAGCTCCACTACACCAACCGGGTGCTCTCGGCGCGGGAGGCTATGGAGTGGGGGCTTGTGAACCGCGTGCACCCGGACGCGGAGTTCTCCGGAGCGGTCGGTGCCCTCGCGCGCGAGCTCGCCCAGGGACCGACGCTCGCCTTTGGCCGGGCCAAGCTTCTCTTCCACCAGTCCACCCAGGAGAGCCTGGAGACGCAGATGGAGCTCGAGACCCAGGCCATCGTCCAGTGTGGACACACGGAGGATTTCCGGAACGGCGTGGCGGCTTTCGCCAAGAAGCAATCCGTCGCCTTCCACGGCCGCTAGGAGCGTGCTCGCCCGTTCGCTGCTCGCCTCACTTCTCGTGGTGGCTCTCGCCGCGCCTGCCCTGGCCTGGCGGTTCTCCTATGGGGCGGCCACGGCCAATCGTGTCGCGGCCGGGCAGGGAACCTTCCCCCGAGTGGTCGTGATCTCCACTCCCGCCGAGTCCCCGTTCCGCTGGGTGGTGTTCATGCCGCCGCGAAGGCTCGCGGCCATCGATGCCAACGGCACCCTCTGGATCTTCGAGATCGCGCAGGCGAGCCTCAGCATCATCGGTCGCTATGGGGAGGCGGCAAGCCCCGACGGCCCGCCCGTGGCCGTCTCGCTGGGAGACGGGCGCGCCGGGGTCGTGTGCGTCTCGCGCGAGGGTCTGCTTCTCGTCTGGCAGGACGGCGCTTTGCGGGCCTTCGACGTGGGCGCCCCGCTGTCCCGGCTGACTTTCCCGGTGCCGGTGGTGCTGGACGGCAAGGGCTGGGACGATCTGGTCGCCGTGGCGGCCGACGGGGCGGTCGTGCTCATCGGCGGCTTGCTTTCGGCGCCCCGGGTGGTCGCGCGCGTAGAGGTCCGGGCGCTGCCGGACGCGCGCATTACTCTCGGCAGCCTGGACGGCTCGGGGGAGCTTCATGCCCTCGTGCTGACCGATCCCACGGACCGCTATCCACACGGCGTGCTTGGCCACAAGCTCGAAGCGACGTCGGTGACCGTCATTGCCGTGGCCTCGAACGCGCTCTCGATCCGCGGGCGCTACGTCGTGCCGGAGCCTGCCGTGCTGGAAGATCTGATCCCCATGGTCCTCCCGATCGGCGAGGGGCGCCGGCCCGGCGTGGTGGTGGTCAAGAGCGCACCGCGCCAGGGCTCCGCGATCCTCGTGCTGGGCTGGCGCGACGCCGGCCTCGAATTCCTGGCGGAAGGGCCGGTGTTCGGCCAGAAGAATCGCTGGGTCCACGTCATCGGCGCCGCGGACCTCTCGGGTGACGGCATCCCCGAGCTCGTCGCCGTGAACACCCCGCACCTCACCGGGGTGCTCGTGGCCTATCACCGCCGCGCCGCGTTTCTCATCCCGTCGGCCAAGGCCCTGGGTTATTCGTCCCACGCCGTCGGCTCTCGCAATCAGGACCAGGCGGCCATCGCCAACATGAGCGGCGGCGGCCGCCTCCAGATCATCGTGCCGCGTCAGAGCCGGGAAGTTCTCGTGGCGCTCGAGCTCTCGGGGACTCGGTGGGAGGAACGATGGGGCCTTCAGCTCGGGGGCCCGATCCAGTCCAATCTCCTCGTGGCGGATCTGGACGGTGACGGCCTCCTCGACCTCGTGGTGGCCGACCGGCGCGCGCTCCACGTCTTCCTGTCCATCAAGCCGGAGGGCGGCCGATGACGCCCCCGCTGCCGCCCCTGGAGCTGGGCGCGCGGCTCGACCGCATCCTGGCCAACACCGAGCGTCTGATCGCGTCGTTACCCATCCGTGCCCTCGACTACAAGCCGCCGGAGCGGGACCGCACCGTGCGCGACCTGGCTTTTCACGTCTTCAGGCTTGGCCTGGCCTACGTCGACGGGATGGACATGGGCGCCCTGCCGGAGGCGTGGCTGCGAGAGCAGGCACCACCGGATCTCGTCGACGGGCCGTCGATCGCTCGCTACGGGGCGCTCGTGCGCGGGCGCATCTCGGGCTGGTTCGAGGGCGCCGCGCCTCGCGAATACGCGCGGGCGATCGATGTCTACGACGGCCCGCAGTCGGGTCACCGACTCCTCGAGCGAACCACCGGGCACGCCGCGCAGCATCTGCAACAACTCCATGCCATGATCGCCGCTCTCGGCCTGACGCCCCCTGAGCCCCTGCCCACCGCTGCCTTCGTGGGGCTCCCCCTGCCCGTCAACCTCTGCTAGTCGCGGAGAATCCCATGGCCAAGAAATACCTGATCCGTACCGACAAGGCGCCCGCGCCGCTTCAGGGCGCGCCGTATTCCCAGGCTATTCGCGTGGACAATCTCGTCTTCATCTCGGGTCAGATCGCGCTCAAGCCCGGGGAGACGGCGCCCACCGGGAGCACCGCCGCCGAGCAGACCGAGCAAATCTTCGCCAATCTCAAGGCGATCCTCGAGGCCGCGGGCAGCCGGCTCGACTATCTCGTCAAGACCACGGTCTTCCTTGCGCGCATCGAGGACTTCGCCGAGATGAACGAGGTCTACAAGCGCTACGCGGGGGACATGCCGCCCGCGCGCTCGACCGTGCAGGCCGCGAAGCTGCCCGCGAATGCCCTCGTCGAGATCGAGGCCATTGCCCATCTGTGAGCTGGCGTGTGTCCTTTCGGACACGCTTGAAGCCCCCACGGCCTGTCAGCTAGAGTGCGGTCATGGATGGAGAGACCCGCGCCTACCTCGATCAGGCTCTCGGGAGTCTCCGGCACGAGATTGTCGATCTCCGGCAGGAGGTGCGGGACACCGCCGCGGAGACGCGGCGGCACTTCGATGTCGTGGCTGAGTCTCTTCGCCAGGACATCCGGTCGGTGGCCGAGGGCGTGGCCGCGACGACTGAACGCATGGACCGAGTCGAGGCCAGCGTCAAGACTGAGATGGAGGAGAGGTTCGCCGGGACTCACTCCATCTTCCGCACGGCCTTCCACGAGCTTCGCCGCGATATCGACGACGTTCGCTCCCGCCTGTAGTCAGCCCTCGACCCGGACTACCCTGAAGCCGTAGTCTGAGTAGCGAAGCGCCGGAGGCAGGGACGACCGATGGGCCACGGGGCTCCACGGATCCTGATGTCGCCAGGCGCCGCCGCGGGAGACGCGGCGCGAGCCGTGGGGCGGTCCCTCCGGGTTCCGCTCGGATGACCGCGCATAGTAGTCTTCCTGTTCCCAGTCGAGGCACCACTCGTGGCAGACGCCCGAGAGGGCCACGAGCCCCCGCGGGTTGGGAGGCGTCTCCGTGGCCCGCGGCGGTCTGTCGAAGCCGCTCACCGCGGGACGCTCGCTGCCCCACGGAAACCGCGCGCCGTCGAGCCCGCCGCGCGCGGCCTTTTCCCATTCAGCTTCGCGTGGGAGCCGGAACCGGCCCGGCCCTTCGCTCGTGAGCCACTCGCAATAGAGGGAGGCCTCGAACCAGTTGATGCCGACCACCGGCTGCTCGGGATCGGCAAAGCGCGAATCTTCCCACCAGGGTGGGGGAGGGACGTCGGCCGCCTCCAGGAAACGAGCCCACTGAGCATTGGTGACGGGAGCGCGTGCAATGGCGAAGGTGTCGACCCAGAGCCGGTGCCGCGGCCGCTCGGCCGGATGGCCCTCCTCCCAGCCCATCCAGAACCAGCCTTCGGGAATCGTCACGAGGTCCATGCAGGCCAGTATAGTGATCTCGTCCAAGGGCCGACAGCCGCCTCGACCAGCCGCTGCCGCCCAGAGGATACTGGCCCGCCCGGAGGAGCACGAGGATCCGTTTACGAGATGGCAAGGGGGTCCTCGTGCCGGGCGCCAGCCTGCAGGCGATAGAGCGACGCGAAGGCACCGGGGATGTCCATGAGGGTCTCGAAGTTGCCCTGTTCGACGATGCGGCCGTCGCGCAGGACCACGATCAGATCGGCCTTCCGGACGGTGGCCAGCCGGTGCGCGATGATGAACGTGGTGCGGCCGGTCGTCAGGCGCTCCAAGCCCTGCATGATGAGGGCCTCGGTTTCGGAGTCCAGCGCAGAGGTAGGCTCGTCGAGGATCAGGATGGGCGAGTCCCGGAGAATGGCGCGCGCGATGGTGAGGCGCTGCTTTTCGCCCTCTGAGAGTGTGATACCTTGCTCGCCCACGATGGTGTCGTAACCCTCGGGGAGTCTCATGATCGTCTCATCGATGCCGGCCAGCTGGGCGGAGGCCACGATCTCCTCGCGCCGGGCGTCCGAGCGACCGAAGGCGATATTGTCGTGCACGCTCGCGTTGAACACCAAGGGCGGCTGCAGCACCATGGCGACTTGCCGACGGAGCGAGGCGAGTCGGTATTCCCGCGCGTCGACTCCGTCCACGAGGACGCGTCCCGCCCACGGATCGTAAAAGCGTGGCAGCAGGCTCAGGAGCGTGGACTTGCCGGCGCCGGTCGGGCCGACCACGGCTACTTTCTGTCCCGGCCGCACGCGGAGGGTTACGCCGCTCAGCACAAGATGACCCGGCACGTAGCCGAAGGAGACGTCTTCCCATGCCACCTCGCCCCGCGCACTCTTCGGCGGGATCTCGCGCCGGCTATCCTTGAGATACCCCTCGAGGTCGAGCACGTCGAAGACACGCTGCACGGCGGCCCGGGATCCCTGGGCAAGCCCGTAGCTCTGGAACATGCTGTTGATCGGGCCGTAGAGCGAGGCCAGGTACGAGATGAAGATCACCAGCGTGCCTATGCTGAGCGAACCGTCGTGGACGTGCCGGGCCCCCATCCACACCACGGCCGCGGTGCCGAGGGCGATGATCACGTTTACCACGCCCGAGTACACCGTCTGGAGCGTGTAGAGCCGCAGGCCCGCGGCGAGGCTCTGCCCGCTCGCGTCCATGAACCGCCGGTGCTCGTCGTCCTCGCGCGTGAAGGCCTGGATCACCCGCATCATGGACATGCTCTGCTGGACGACGGCATAGACCTCGCTTTCGCGCCGCCGCACGTCGCTCGCGAGCCGGGAGATGCTGGAATTGAGCCGCGCGATGACGATGAGCAGGGCCGGGCAGACCCCGAGAGCGACCAGCGTCAGCTTCCAGTCGAGCCGGAACATGATGAGGCCCATGCCGGCCAGGAGCATCAGGGCGGACACGGCGGGGAACAGACAGTTCATGGTCAGGCTCTGGAGCCCGAAGGTATCGGCGGTGACGCGGTAGATGAGGTCACCGACTTGCGCGCGGCTGTGGAAGGCCAGGGAGAGCCGGTGCAGATGGCCATAGAGGTCGCTGCGGAGCTTGCTGACCATGCGCTGGCCAACGCTGATCGTGGTGTAGTTGTTCAGAACCGCGAGGGCAGCCAGCGCGGCGTAGGTGAGCACCAGCGCCACGCACGCCGCGAGCAGCAAGGTCTCAGTTGACCAGCCTGCGGGCCACCCCCAGGGCAATGACTGCCCTCCCAGCACCGAGTCGATGATGATCTTGAGCGGCCACGGCTTGAGCATCTCCAAGGCGCTGATCAGGAGCACCTGGACGAGCGCCCAGAGGAGACTCTGACGGTATGGCGGGAGATAGGAGAGGACCCGGATCGCGAATTCTCTCACCTTCCGTCAACCTCGCTTGCCCGCAGTGGCGGCGCATAGTGCAGCCTGGCGCGCCGGGCCACGGCGGTCAGGTCACGCTCGATCGTCCAGGCGAGACTCAGCGCCTCCCGCGCGAAGGCCCCCGCGCTGATGGCAGCGGCCCCCAGGGCAGCCAGGAGCAGGGGCGTCCATCCGAGCGCCACGCCGAGGATGCCGGCCAGCGCGAGTCCGGCCGCTCCCAGCTGGGTGAAGAGCGAACTGCGCAAAGCGCACTTCGCGCGCAGAACGTGCCGTCCTGCGCCGTGATACTCCGTGGCCACCTTGACGCGTCCTCTCGACCAGAGGCCGCCGTATACCTCGAGGTCCCACTCGCTCCATCCGCGATCGACCACGACGATGTACTTGCGCGCCGCGACGACGCCCTGGAGACCTTGCAAGAGCACTTCCTTTTCCAGCCCGTCTTCCGTCCAGAAGGCCGTCGACCGCGTGCCCTTCCACCACGAGACCGCCAGCTCGCTGGCCCGGCCCTCATATCGGACCGGCTCGACGGCCGACAGCCCGCGGGCCAGCCAGCGGTAGCGTTCCAGGCAGCGCAGAAGAGGGCCCAGGTAGGTGAGCAACGCGATGAGCAGGCGGCCGCGAAGGCTGTCCGCGCGCGCATCCACGCGAGCGCGCATCGCCGCGGTCAGGCAGCACGTCCAGGTCAGTAGCAACGGGATCGTGCCCAGCCAGGCCCCCCCACCCCGGAGGAGCGCGTAGGCGAAGAGCACGGCGGCCACCACGTTCCACTCCAGGGTGAACGGCAGGTAGGAGAAGAAGCTGGACGGCGGCTGATAGAGGGTCTGAAACAGACCGCGCCCGAAGACGCCACCGTAGACCACCGGACGCCGCAGCGAGAACAGCGAGGTGAACAGGGAGTAGATGCCCCCGTAGATCCGACCGCGCCACCGCGAGTAGCCGAGGGCATTGAAGCGCTGTGGGTGTTTGAAGTAGAGGAGGCCCTCGGCCTTGCCATAGCCCCGCTGCTGCCCGACGTAGGCATTCACGGTGTTACGCCGGAAATGCCACACCATGGCCGCCGGGCTGAACGCGATGCGGTAGCCACGCTCCTGGAGGCGCCAGCACACATCCACGTCGTCGCCCGCGGCGCGGTAGAGGGGATCGAAACCGCCGATCTCCTCGAGCACCTCCCGACGGAAGGCCATGTTGCAGCCCGGGATGTGCTCGGCCTCCTCGTCGTTCAGCAGCACGTGCAGGGGCCCCCCCGGCGAGGCGGCCACGCAGCTCGCCACCAGGGAATCTTCGGGCGGCGCCAAGTTGGGTCCGCCGACCGCCGCTTCCCCCGAGGCGAGAAAAGTGGCGGCCAGATAGTGCAGCCAATCCGGATCCACGACGCAGTCTGAATCGGTGAAGGCGATGATGTCGCCGGTAGAGGCCGCGATGCCGACGTTCCGCGCGGCGCTCAGGCCCTTGTTCTCCTGATGGACCACGCGGAAGTCCTCGTACTCGTCGGCGATGCGTCCCGTGCGGTCCGTGGAGCCGTCATCGACCACGACGACTTCATAGGCGGGATAGCGAAGGTCGCGCAGCGAATCGAGACAGGCGGCCATCGTGCTCTCGGCGTTGTACGCGCAGACCACCACGGACACCTTCGGATAGTCGGAGAGGGCGGGAAGCTCGGTGGTGTCGTACGAGCGCTGCACCGCCATGAAGGCAGGCTTTTTGCGACGCTCACGGTCAACCACCCCGAACCCCCAGTCCCGAACCTCCTCCCCGCCGGTGAACCACTCGTCCGTGAACGAGAAGATGCACGTCCCCGCCACCCCCATCTCGAGGGCTGTCCGCACCTGCCAGGACAGCGTGGCCGCTTGCCTCTGCTCCCCCTCGCGGAGGGAGTCCATACCGAACTCGGTGAGGACGAGCGGTCGGTCTCCCGCCAGCGTATGCAGCCGGTAGAGATACCGCCGGAGGTCCTCCTCGCGGTGAAGATAGATGTTGAAGGCAAGGAAGTCAGTGAAGTCGGTCTGCAGGTATTCGGTGGAGGGAAAGTTGGCATACCCGACGAGCGTGACCGGATCGATGCTCTTGGTGATGTCCACCAGCTCCCGCAGGAAGGCGCTGACCCGCCGCGCGCCGTACCAGCGTACGATGTCCGGGGGGATCTCGTTTCCCACGAGATAGGCCGCCATGGCCGGATGCCCGCCGCACGCTCTCGCCGCCCCGGCGACCGCGTGCCGGATGCCCTGGGTCAGCTCTCTCGAGTCGAGAAAGCAGACGTGCTCCGCCCAGGGAATCCCCGCGAGCACGCGCAGGTTGCGCTCTCCCGCCAGATCGAGCAGCCAGGGCGGCGGAACCGTGAAGGTCCGCAGAGTGTTCGCGCCGAGCTCGACCATGAGGTCCAGATCCGCGGCAACGGCCTGTGGGCTGTGGAACTGGGTGCCGAAGGCATCGGGCGCGAACGGCCCGTACGTCACGCCCTTGAGTAGAA
Above is a window of Candidatus Methylomirabilota bacterium DNA encoding:
- a CDS encoding SUMF1/EgtB/PvdO family nonheme iron enzyme — encoded protein: MDEITILACMDLVTIPEGWFWMGWEEGHPAERPRHRLWVDTFAIARAPVTNAQWARFLEAADVPPPPWWEDSRFADPEQPVVGINWFEASLYCEWLTSEGPGRFRLPREAEWEKAARGGLDGARFPWGSERPAVSGFDRPPRATETPPNPRGLVALSGVCHEWCLDWEQEDYYARSSERNPEGPPHGSRRVSRGGAWRHQDPWSPVAHRSSLPPALRYSDYGFRVVRVEG
- a CDS encoding Rid family detoxifying hydrolase → MAKKYLIRTDKAPAPLQGAPYSQAIRVDNLVFISGQIALKPGETAPTGSTAAEQTEQIFANLKAILEAAGSRLDYLVKTTVFLARIEDFAEMNEVYKRYAGDMPPARSTVQAAKLPANALVEIEAIAHL
- the pyk gene encoding pyruvate kinase — encoded protein: MRRTRIICTIGPASRNPAMLRKLVEAGMDVARLNFSHGTHEEHEAVIRALREGETEWARPVTIIQDLQGPKVRLGNFIGGRAMLLTGELFTLTAEPVPGTSERASLDHPELIAALKPGDQLWMDDGMIQLTVERTDGRTAVCRVTAGGVVSDHKGVAVPGMPLPVSCLTDKDREDLRFGVAHGVDYVAVSFVRSAADIQEVRKFLLDRGASVPIIAKLERAEVVANLPGILALVDAVMVARGDLGVEVPLEEVPIIQRDVIRQARLAKVPVIVATQMLESMVTYLRPTRAEVSDVATAIFEGADAIMLSAETASGQHPVEAVEVMSRVAARIERELPRSALPAPRPEAYGFPEAVAEAACRAAEVLRAKAIVAFTQSGFSARLISSQRPHVPVVALTPFTEIQRRLGLYWGVGARLVRKVDTTDEMLQEVESTLLEDGTVRNGDVLVIISGGPMWVTGTTNLLKLHRVGERR
- a CDS encoding enoyl-CoA hydratase, encoding MGYETIRYEVADAIATITLNRPDVYNALNLALGRELFHAILEADEDGAVRCIVITGAGRAFCAGGDVKNFNDNPDRIGIVIKELTTYLHGSVSRLARTAKPVIMAVNGVAAGGGMSLALAGDLVVAAESARFTMAYSKIAASPDGSSSYFLPRLIGLRRALELHYTNRVLSAREAMEWGLVNRVHPDAEFSGAVGALARELAQGPTLAFGRAKLLFHQSTQESLETQMELETQAIVQCGHTEDFRNGVAAFAKKQSVAFHGR
- a CDS encoding DinB family protein, translating into MTPPLPPLELGARLDRILANTERLIASLPIRALDYKPPERDRTVRDLAFHVFRLGLAYVDGMDMGALPEAWLREQAPPDLVDGPSIARYGALVRGRISGWFEGAAPREYARAIDVYDGPQSGHRLLERTTGHAAQHLQQLHAMIAALGLTPPEPLPTAAFVGLPLPVNLC
- a CDS encoding ABC transporter ATP-binding protein, which gives rise to MREFAIRVLSYLPPYRQSLLWALVQVLLISALEMLKPWPLKIIIDSVLGGQSLPWGWPAGWSTETLLLAACVALVLTYAALAALAVLNNYTTISVGQRMVSKLRSDLYGHLHRLSLAFHSRAQVGDLIYRVTADTFGLQSLTMNCLFPAVSALMLLAGMGLIMFRLDWKLTLVALGVCPALLIVIARLNSSISRLASDVRRRESEVYAVVQQSMSMMRVIQAFTREDDEHRRFMDASGQSLAAGLRLYTLQTVYSGVVNVIIALGTAAVVWMGARHVHDGSLSIGTLVIFISYLASLYGPINSMFQSYGLAQGSRAAVQRVFDVLDLEGYLKDSRREIPPKSARGEVAWEDVSFGYVPGHLVLSGVTLRVRPGQKVAVVGPTGAGKSTLLSLLPRFYDPWAGRVLVDGVDAREYRLASLRRQVAMVLQPPLVFNASVHDNIAFGRSDARREEIVASAQLAGIDETIMRLPEGYDTIVGEQGITLSEGEKQRLTIARAILRDSPILILDEPTSALDSETEALIMQGLERLTTGRTTFIIAHRLATVRKADLIVVLRDGRIVEQGNFETLMDIPGAFASLYRLQAGARHEDPLAIS
- a CDS encoding glycosyltransferase yields the protein MPERRGKLEARGKFFFSGAEKILLKGVTYGPFAPDAFGTQFHSPQAVAADLDLMVELGANTLRTFTVPPPWLLDLAGERNLRVLAGIPWAEHVCFLDSRELTQGIRHAVAGAARACGGHPAMAAYLVGNEIPPDIVRWYGARRVSAFLRELVDITKSIDPVTLVGYANFPSTEYLQTDFTDFLAFNIYLHREEDLRRYLYRLHTLAGDRPLVLTEFGMDSLREGEQRQAATLSWQVRTALEMGVAGTCIFSFTDEWFTGGEEVRDWGFGVVDRERRKKPAFMAVQRSYDTTELPALSDYPKVSVVVCAYNAESTMAACLDSLRDLRYPAYEVVVVDDGSTDRTGRIADEYEDFRVVHQENKGLSAARNVGIAASTGDIIAFTDSDCVVDPDWLHYLAATFLASGEAAVGGPNLAPPEDSLVASCVAASPGGPLHVLLNDEEAEHIPGCNMAFRREVLEEIGGFDPLYRAAGDDVDVCWRLQERGYRIAFSPAAMVWHFRRNTVNAYVGQQRGYGKAEGLLYFKHPQRFNALGYSRWRGRIYGGIYSLFTSLFSLRRPVVYGGVFGRGLFQTLYQPPSSFFSYLPFTLEWNVVAAVLFAYALLRGGGAWLGTIPLLLTWTCCLTAAMRARVDARADSLRGRLLIALLTYLGPLLRCLERYRWLARGLSAVEPVRYEGRASELAVSWWKGTRSTAFWTEDGLEKEVLLQGLQGVVAARKYIVVVDRGWSEWDLEVYGGLWSRGRVKVATEYHGAGRHVLRAKCALRSSLFTQLGAAGLALAGILGVALGWTPLLLAALGAAAISAGAFAREALSLAWTIERDLTAVARRARLHYAPPLRASEVDGR